GTTGCGTGAGCCGAGGGTAATTTCCCGCTCTTTGACTTCGCCGTTACGCAGCAGGCGCACGTTGTAACGGTTATCGCCCGTCGCATCGCCCAGCGCAGAAAGCGGAATGCTCAGCACATTGTTCACACCCGAAAGCTGAATATGCACCTGGGCGGTCATTTCCAGGCGCAACACACCTTTCGGGTTCGGCACTTCAAAACGCGCGTAATAGAAAATGGCGTCATTGACCTTTTCCGGGGTCGGCAGAATGTCTTTCAGCGTGCCTTCGTAGCGGGTCAGCGGATCGCCCAGCACCGTAAACCAGGCTTTCTGACCCGGTTTAAGGTGAATCACGTCGGCCTCAGAGACCTGGGCTTTTACCAGCATAGTGCGGAGATCGGCCAGGGTAAGAATATTGGGCGCCTGCTGGGCCGCGATCACCGTCTGGCCTTGCAGGGTGGTAATTTGCGTCACTTCGCCCGCCATCGGCGCCAGAATACGGGTGTAATCGAGGTTAGTTTTGGCGGTATCCAGGGTCGCCTGGTTGCGCTTGATTTGGGCATCAATGGTGCCAATCTGTGCCTCTTTTACCGCCACGTCCGTCGCGGTGGTGTCCAAATCCTGCTGCGAAATAAGCTTAGTTTTGGCCAGCTGCTGGTTACGGGCATAGGTCACCTGCGCCAGCTTGCGTTCCGCCAGCGCCTGCAAGCGCTGCGCGCGCAGCTCCATCAGCGTCGCTTCCACCTCTTTGATTTGGTTTTGCGCTTGCTCAGGGTCGATAACCCCCAATAGCTGATCTTTCTTCACCTTGTCGCCAATCGCGACCGACAGCGTTTTCAGCTGGCCGCTGACCTGCGCGCCGACGTCGACTTTACGCACCGCGTCCAGTTTACCGGTCGCCAGCACGCTCTGTTGCAGGTCGCCCTTCCGGACAATCAGCGTTTGATAGCTCGGCAACGGCGCGTTCAGCGTCCGCCATAACCAGAACCCCGCCAGCAGTATCACCCCGGCGAGAACCAGGTAAATTTTTTTGCCCTTTCCCTTCAGCTTCATAAAAATCCTACGTGTTTATCTTCTGCCGTTGATTGTATCTAAACATTACCTCAACGAAACCTCTCTTTTCTGGCTACGTCCAGGCCGTTGCCTCTGCGTTGAGAAACGCGTTGGTAAATTCGCATTTTCACTCCGGCAAGGTGTCCCGTATGTCACTCAACGCAGAACTTTCTTATTCAGAGCAACTGAACCCCAAAACTGGCTGGCAGCTGTTTCGGTTATTGAGCAGCGGGCAACTGATGCCGGGTCTGGCCTGGAAAAACCCGGCCTATCGCCGCAAGTTTATGCTGCGTTCGCTGGCGACGCCATTCAGCACTGCCGCGCTGTTATCGCGCCTTGCAGAACAGCCTCAATTGCTCGACATGCTGCACGTGCAGCCGGGCCTGCCGTGTCGTTTGCACCGTCCATGGCTGTCGATGAACATGCCGCGCCAGAATGCCACCGAGGCGCTGATTGCCCATTATCAGATTATGGCTCAGTACCTGCCGGTTCAGGTGATGAATGCCTGGCTCAGCCGCCGGGGCGTGACGCTCGCCAGCCTCACCGGACGCGACGAACAGACGTTCCATATCCGTCTACTCTCGGACGCATTTCTCGACAAAGAAGGTGAAGCCACGTTGGTATTTACCGATGCCGACAACACCGTATTGGCAGAATTGACCTTTACGCTGTGCCCGTTTGACGGCAAGCGGACGCTGTATATTGGTGGCATGCAGGGCGCGAAATCACACGTGCCGCACGAGCTGATTCAGGCCGCCACCAAATCGTGCAACGGCCTGTTCCCGAAACGCCTGCTGGTCGAAGCGGCGATGGTCCTCGGCCAGAAAATGGACGTGGAAATGATTCGCGCGGTGAGCAATGAAACGCACATCTACCGCAGCGTGCGCTATCGCCGGAAAAAACAGGACAAGCTGCACGCGGATTACAACAGCTTCTGGGCATCGCTCGGCGGGAATGTCGACGATAACGGCGACTATCTGCTGCCGCTGACCCTACCGCGCAAACCGATGGAAGAAATTGCCAGCAAGAAGCGTTCCGAATATCGCCGTCGTTATGAACTGCTCGACGGCCTGCAGATGCAGACCGCCGGAGTGTGTCAGCGCTAATCTGCCCGCCCGCGTGCCAGCCATAGCACGCGGGAAAACATCTTACGCAGCAGGCCCGGAACGGCATCAACACCGCGTCGTCCGGCCTCCATCGCCACTTCTATCGCCAAATCCGGTTTTGATGAGCGGTGAATCGCTTTGATGATCACCCGCCGCATATTCATCGGCACACCGTCCGGGATTTGCGCCACCCGGTGATACACGTCGTCAAACCCCTGCCGGTACATGAAGTGTTCCATATCCAACGCAGGAAGCGTGGTGAGGTGATGCCGCTCAAGCTCCCGGTCATTATTCAGAAGGCCGCGCACCGTGGCGGCGTACTTTTTCCCCGCTTCGTCGCCGTCGACTAACACGTGCCATTCAATGCCCATCCGCCGGGCAAACTTAATCAGCGGTTTGAGGCCTGACTGCGCGAACTCAATCACTTTAATCCCTTCGGCATCAAAGTGGTGCCCGCACTGGCGCGCCAGCTCGTTGATAACCCAGGTTTCCGTTTCGCCTTCCACCAGCAGCCAGCAGCGGGAAAAGAGCGATGAGGCACGGTTAAAGCGAATGTGAAACGCAATGCGCCGCCCGTCTTCCGCGCTCAGGCCGTCCGGCCCAAGACGCCAGGTGGCGACGCGCGAGGAGTCACGCACCAGACGGCAGACGTGCTCCACCGGGGTCATCGACAGTAATTCCCCGGAGTTGGTGGTCGTAATGCGCTGGAGCGGCAACAGGTTCAGCAAATTCCACGCCACCGAGAGCATGATTGGATGCAGCCGCGTTTCCGGATCTTCCACCAGCAGCAGCGGTCGCGCGTCTTTATCGAGCCGCACCGTGCCTTTGGCCTGCAATAAGGTGGCAAACAGCCCCAGCAGGATCACCCGATGGCTGCGTCCACCCGGTTTGTCGATCATCCGGTTGATGATGTCGAGATAGCGCCAGCTGCGCTGTTCGTCGTGGGAGCGGCGGCGCATCAGCCGATGGCGCGAATCCGCAGTGCCCTGTTCGGAAAAGTAGTGTTCCAGCAGCTGCACCATCGCCGAAAGCCCCTGGCGAATCTGTCCGTCGGACAAATTTTGCGGGCTGCTCACCAGTTCCCGGGAGAGGAAATCGAGTTGTCGGGCGGTAATTTCGACATCAGGCACATTGGGCACCGTGCCGTTACGGATCCGCCGCATAAATCGGGCATCGCGCAGGCGCAGCACCGGCATCAGCCGCACCAGATGCCCTGCCCGGGCGTCAATATCGTGCAGCGGCAGCGCGTGGCCTTCCCCATCGATAAAGCTGCGCAGGGTCATCACCGTGTCATCTTCCGCCAGCTCGCCTTCGAGGCGATAGTGAATGCGCTGATAACCATCGAACGAAGGCACCCAACACGGCGATAGCGGGCGATAGCGGCGCACGCGATGGCGACCAGGTTCCAGCTCGCGGAAGGTCAGAATAATATGCAGATGGTGTTCGCGGCCCTGAACGTCTCCAGGAGGAAACCAGAAATCGTCGCGGACGAAGTGATAGAGCTCAGACTCGGGTGATAACAATAAGGTCAGCGCATCCAGCAGGCTGGATTTACCCCAGGCGTTCTCACCGATTAATACGTTGTTCTGTTCCAGCATCAACGATAACCGGTTGATACCCCGAAAGCCCACAATCTCCACTCTTTCGAGAAGCATATGCCCTCCGCCTGAAAACTTCCCTTTCGTTAACAGCAGTATAGCGGCAGGCCTTGCGCGGTGACAGGCGAAGAAAAGTAATCTTATGACAAAAAATGTCCGTGACTTTTTCGCAGTGAAACAAGTAGCCCCACATTTAATAACGGCTTGTAATGAATTTAATTTTAATCAAGGTTTGTATGGCGAAAATTAAACTATACTCAAATCAACTCAACCACGTACAAGGAATGACCAGACATTAACTTAAATCAATATTAGCGGCTTTATTTAACTGGTTAGGGGTAGCGTTAGTTCTTAAAATAACGGGTCTTTAATTATGTCGTCTTCCCCTTTTGGCGATAAATAATGTCCGGTGCAGAATTAACTGACACCGTCACTGTTATTTTTTTGAGGTGGTTATGTTTAAAAAACTGGCTGCAGAATGTTTTGGTACATTCTGGCTTGTATTTGGTGGTTGCGGTAGCGCCGTGCTGGCGGCAGGTTACCCGGAATTAGGTATTGGTTTCGCGGGCGTTGCACTGGCATTTGGTTTAACCGTACTGACCATGGCCTATGCTGTGGGTCATATTTCTGGTGGTCACTTCAACCCGGCTGTCACTTTAGGTCTGTGGGCTGGCGGTCGTTTCCCGACTAAAGATATTGTGGGTTATATCGTTGCTCAGGTTATTGGCGGCATTATTGCAGCAGCAGTACTTTATCTGGTTGCCAGCGGTAAAACCGGCTTTGACGCTGCGGCAAGTGGCTTCGCGTCTAACGGTTACGGCGAACATTCACCGGATGGCTATTCCATGCTGTCTGCTATCGTGATTGAAATCGTTCTGACCTGTGGCTTCCTGATGGTGATTCACGGTGCAACGGATAAACGTGCTCCGGCTGGTTTCGCGCCAATCGCTATCGGTCTGGCACTGACCCTGATCCACCTGATCAGCATCCCGGTAACCAACACCTCTGTTAACCCGGCGCGTAGCACCGCGGTCGCTATCTTCCAGGGTGGTTGGGCACTGCAGCAGCTGTGGCTGTTCTGGGTAATGCCAATCATCGGCGGTATCCTCGGCGGCGTGCTGTACCGCACCCTGCTGGAAAAACGCGACTAATTCGCGACTGCATTCCCTGAAGGCCCGGCATTGCCGGGCCTTTTCTTTTTTTGGCAGCTTTACTCCCTCCCGCTCTTTCGGTAGTGTCAGGTGCGCTTTTTACACACAAAAGGACCGTGCCGTTCATGTTTTCGGGATTGCTTATTATTCTTGTGCCGCTGGTGGCAGGTTACCTGATCCCCCTGCGCCATCGTCATGCGCTGCAGTGGATTAATCGTCTGCTGAGCTGGATTGTTTACGTTATTCTCTTTTTCATGGGCATCAGCCTGGCGTTTCTGGATAATCTGGCCAGTAATCTGCTGGCCATATTTCATTATTCTGCCGTCAGTATTGTGGTTATTCTGCTGTGCAATATTATTGCCCTGCTGTGGCTCGAACGCACGCTTCCCTGGCGCCACAACCATCAACAGGAAAAATTACCCTCTCGTATAGCAATGGCAATGGAGTCATTACAGCTGTGCGGCGTGGTATTACTGGGCTTTCTTCTGGGTCTTACCGGCTGGCCCATTTTGCATCACGCCACCGAAGCCAGCGAATATACCCTGATCTTCCTTTTATTCCTGATTGGTATCCAGCTTCGCAATAATGGAATGACCCTTAAGCAGATTGTACTTAATCGCCGGGGAATGATGGTCGCGGTGGTCGTGGTCCTGAGTTCACTGGCAGGCGGCGTGATTAATGCCCTTATTCTCGGTCTGCCGATAAAAACCGGCCTGGCCATGGCGTCGGGCTTCGGCTGGTATTCGCTGTCCGGTATTTTACTGACCGAATCTTATGGCCCGGTAATTGGCAGCGCCGCCTTCTTTAATGACCTGGCGCGCGAGCTTATCGCCATTATGCTGATTCCCGGCCTGGTATTACGCCACCGTTCGACGGCCCTCGGACTGTGTGGCGCCACGTCGATGGACTTTACATTGCCGGTATTACAACGTTCCGGCGGTCTGGAAATTGTGCCTGCGGCTATTGTCCACGGCTTTATTCTGAGCCTGCTGGTTCCGCTACTGATGGCGCTTTTCTCCGCGTAATACTCCCAAGGCGGTAGCGCTCGCTGCCGCCAAAATTGCGTTAAATCAATCTCCCTGCAAGTTGCCCGACATATCCCTTTTCAGCGCTTTCTCACAGGCTTACCCTTAAACATGTATTTTAAATATAACTTATAAAGGTGTGATTATGTTCTGTGTGCAATGTGAACAAACCATTCGTACCCCGGCCGGTAACGGCTGCGCTTACGCCCAGGGAATGTGCGGCAAAACCGCGCAAACCTCTGACCTACAGGATTTACTGATCGCCACGCTGCAAGGGCTTTCTGCCTGGGCACTCAAAGCCCGCGAATTCGGCATCATCAGTCATGAGGTCGACAGCTTCGCTCCGCGCGCCTTTTTCTCTACGCTGACCAACGTGAATTTTGATTCACCGCGCATCGTCGGCTATGCCCGTGAGGCCATCGCCCTGCGTGAGGCGCTCAAAGCGCAGTGTCTGGCGAAAGATGCCAGTGCTGCGGTCGATAACCCGATGGCCGATTTACAGCTGGTCAGCGACGACCTTGGTGATTTACAGCGCCAGGCCGAAATGTTCACCCCGAATAAAGACAAAGCCACCATCGGGGACAACATTCTCGGCCTGCGCTTGCTGTGCCTCTACGGCCTGAAAGGCGCGGCGGCGTACATGGAACACGCCCACGTACTCGGCCAGTACGACAACGACATCTACGCGCAATACCATAAAATCATGGCCTGGCTCGGGACCTGGCCTGCGGACATGAACGCCCTGCTGGAATGTTCAATGGAAATTGGCCAGATGAACTTCGCCGTGATGCGCATTCTCGACGCCGGTGAAACCAACGCTTACGGCCATCCAACCCCCACGCAGGTCAACGTGAAAACGGTGGCGGGCAAAGCGATTCTGATTTCCGGCCACGACCTGAAAGACCTCTATAACCTGCTGCTGCAAACCGAAGGCACCGGCGTGAACGTCTATACCCACGGCGAAATGCTGCCCGCGCACGGTTACCCTGAGCTGCGCAAATTCAAGCATCTGGTCGGGAACTATGGCAGCGGCTGGCAGAACCAGCAGGTGGAGTTCGCCCGCTTCCCAGGCCCCGTGGTGATGACCTCCAACTGTATTATCGACCCCACCGTCGGAGAGTATGACCACCGCATCTGGACCCGGAGCATCGTCGGCTGGCCGAACGTCAGCCATCTTGAAGGCGATGATTTCACGCCGGTTATCGAACAGGCCCAGCAGCTGGCGGGCTTCCCGTACAACGAAATTGAACACTTGATCACCGTCGGTTTCGGCCGTCAGACTCTGCTCGGCGCGGCGGATACACTGATCGACCTGGTCAGCCGCGAAAAACTGCGTCACATTTTCCTCGTCGGCGGCTGCGACGGCGAACGTACCGAACGCAGTTACTTCACCGATTTCGCCACCAGCGTGCCGGACGACTGCCTGGTCATGACCCTCGCCTGCGGCAAATACCGTTTCAATAAGCTGGATTTCGGTGACATCGAAGGCCTGCCACGCCTGGTGGATGCGGGTCAGTGTAACGACGCTTATTCGGCAATTATTCTGGCGGTGACACTGGCGGAAAAACTCGGCTGCGGCGTGAATGACCTGCCGCTATCGCTGGTGCTCTCATGGTTCGAGCAGAAAGCGATTGTCATTCTGCTGACGCTGCTCTCTCTGGGCGTGAAAAACATCGTCACCGGGCCAACCGCGCCGGGCTTCCTGACTCCGGATTTGCTGGCTGTCCTGAACGAGAAATTTGGCCTGCGCGCCATTACCACCGTCGAGCAGGATTTACAGCAGATGCTGGGCGCATAAGGAGCAGACCATGACCATGCCAACTCCACAATGCCCGTGGCGGATGCAGGTGCATCACATCACCCAGGAAACGCCGGATGTATGGACCCTGTCGCTGCTGTGTCACGATGCCTGGCCATATCGCGCCGGGCAGTATGCGCTGGTGAGCATCCGTAATTCTGCGGATACGCTGCGCGCGTACACGCTGTCGTCCACGCCGGGCGTGAGCGAGTTCATCACCCTCACCGTGCGCCGCATTGACGATGGCACAGGCTCTGAATGGCTGACCCGCGATGTCAAACGCGGCGACTATCTGTGGTTGTCCGATGCGCAAGGTGATTTTACCTGTGACGATAAACCCACCGACAAACTGCTGCTCCTGGCGGCAGGTTGCGGCGTCACGCCGGTAATGTCGATGCGGCGCTGGCTAGCGAAAAATCGCCCTGACGCTGACGTGCAGGTGATCTTCAGCGTCCGTTCGCCGGAAGAGGTGATTTTTGCTGACGAGTGGCGGCACTATCCGGTCACGATAGTGGCGGAAAACAATGCCACGCACGGTTTTGTCGCCGGGCGTTTAAGCCAGGCCATGCTTGAAAGCGTGCCGAATCTGGCAGCGCGGACGGTCATGACCTGCGGGCCTGCGCCGTATATGGAGTGGGTGGAAGAGAACGTGAAGCGGCTCGGCGTGACGCGTTTCTACAAAGAAAAATTCTTCACGCCGGTCGCAACAGCCGCCACTAGCGGGCTGAAATTCACCCAACTGCACCCGGCAAAAGAATTTTATGCGCCGGTCGGCACCACGCTTCTGGAGGCGCTGGAAAGCAATAAGGTGCCGGTGAATGCCGCCTGTCGCGCCGGTGTTTGCGGGAGTTGTAAAACGCAGGTGGTCAGCGGGGAGTATACCGTTACCAGCACTATGACCTTGACCGGGGAAGAACAGAAACAGGGCTACGTGCTGGCCTGTTCCTGTCATCCTCAGGGCGATTTAGTGCTCGCCTGATAAAACGCATGCCCGGTGGCGTTGCGCGCACCGGGCCTCTTTACTCGCTTTTCCCTAACGCGTAACGCCCTGCCCCCAGGCAGACAATCGCCAACGCACCGATGAAGTAATAGACCAGGCTTTCAATGGCCCAGGCTCCCACTGCGTCCAGCGCGAAAGTTTTTCCGGTACCAACCATCAGCCACGCCACCACCATGGTCAACGCCAGAACCAGCGCCGCCGGGCGAGTCAGAATACCCAGCACAATCAGACACGGAGCCACCACTTCGCCAATCAGCACGCCGTAAGCAATAAAGCCCGGCAGCCCTTTCGCCACCAGCATCCCACTGATGCCGTCCACGCCGTGGAACAGCTTATGCAAACCGTGAAACAGCATCAGCCCGCCGACGGCAAGACGTAACAGAAGTTTGCCGAGATCGTCCCCGGTACGTGTTTGTCGTCTATCCATGAACAATGATTTAACCATTTGACGTTATTCCTTATTTTCCCTGTATTCCATCCAGATTATGCCGAAGAACGACACAAATAAACCTGCTGAAAATAAGGGGATTTTGCCGGGCACACCAGTGAGTTTCATCTAAGCTTGTAAGCGGTATCACAAAAAGGAGAAGGAAACCCATGAAACAAACCGTTGCGGCCTATATCGCAAAAACTTTTGAACAAGCCGGGGTAAAACGAATCTGGGGTGTCACCGGAGACTCCCTCAACGGGCTCAGTGACAGCCTTAACAAAATGGGCACCATCGAATGGATGCCCACGCGCCACGAAGAGGTGGCCGCGTTTGCTGCGGGTGCCGAAGCCCAGCTCACCGGCGAACTGGCAGTCTGCGCCGGTTCCTGCGGGCCTGGCAACCTGCATCTGATTAACGGTCTGTTTGACTGCCACCGCAATCACGTCCCGGTGGTCGCCATCGCCGCGCACATTCCGTCGAGCGAAATCGGCAGCGGTTATTTCCAGGAAACCCATCCGCAGGAGCTGTTCCGCGAATGCAGTCACTATTGTGAACTGGTCTCTTCCCCCGAACAGATCCCACAGGTGCTGGCGATCGCGATGCGCAAAGCGATACTTAACCGTGGCGTTTCGGTAGTGGTGTTACCCGGCGACGTGGCGTTGAAACCCGCCCCGGAAAGCGCCAGCACCCATTGGTATCACGCCCCGCAGCCGGTGGTGGTGCCGGAAATGGAAGAGCTGCGTAAGCTCGCGCAACTGCTGCGCTACTCCAGCAACATCGCGTTATTGTGCGGCAGCGGGTGCGCCGGAGCGCATAAAGAGCTGCTGGAGTTTGCCGGCAAGCTGAAATCGCCGATTGTCCACGCCATGCGCGGCAAAGAGCACGTTGAATACGATAACCCGTACGACGTCGGGATGACTGGGCTGATCGGTTTCTCATCCGGTTTCCACACCATGATGAACGCCGACACGCTGGTGCTGCTCGGCACCCAGTTCCCGTATCGCCCGTTCTACCCGGCCGATGCCAAAATTATTCAGATAGACATTAACCCAGCCAGCATTGGCGCACACAGCAAAGTGGACATGGCGCTGATCGGCGATATCAAAGCCACGCTCGCCACCTTGACGCCGCTGCTGGAAGAGAAAACTGACCGCGCGTTCCTCGACAAAGCGCTCGAACACTATCGCGATGCGCGTAAAGGGCTCGATGATTTAGCCAAACCGAGTGAAAAAGCCATTCACCCGCAGTATCTGGCGCAGCAAATCAGTCATTTCGCCGACGATGATGCTATTTTCACCTGCGATGTTGGCACGCCCACCGTGTGGGCTGCGCGCTACCTGAAAATGAACGGTAAGCGCCGTCTGCTCGGCTCGTTCAACCACGGCTCGATGGCCAACGCCATGCCGCAGGCGCTCGGTGCGAAAGCCACCCTGCCAGACCGACAGGTGGTCGCGATGTGCGGTGACGGCGGATTTAGCATGCTGATGGGGGATTTTCTCTCAGTGGCACAGCTCAAACTGCCGCTGAAAATCGTGGTCTTCAACAACAGCGTGCTCGGCTTCGTAGCGATGGAAATGAAGGCTGGCGGCTACATGACCGACGGCACCGATCTGCACGACACGAACTTTGCCAATATCGCTGAGGCCTGTGGTATCACCGGGATTCGCGTCGAAAAATCGGCTGATCTCGATGAAGCATTACAGCGGGCGTTCAGTATTGACGGGCCGGTGCTGGTGGACGTCGTGGTGGCGAAGGACGAACTCGCCATTCCACCGCAAATTAAGCTCGAACAGGCCAAAGGATTCAGCCTGTATATGCTGCGTGCGATCATCAGTGGGCGCGGCGATGAAGTGATCGAACTGGCGAAAACCAACTGGCTCAGGTAAAAAGAGAGGCATAACCCTGATGCAATAAAGGAAATGCCGTGATCGATTTACGTAGTGATACCGTCACCCGCCCTGGGCGCGCCATGCTGGAACAGATGATGGCCGCCCCGGTCGGGGATGATGTGTACGGGGATGACCCGACCGTTAACGAACTGCAACGCTACGCAGCGGAGCTCGGCGGCAAAGAAGCCGCCCTGTTTTTGCCAACCGGCACCCAGGCGAATCTGGTGGCGCTGCTGAGCCACTGCGAACGCGGCGAAGAGTACATCGTCGGTCAGGGCGCGCATAACTATCTGTACGAAGCGGGCGGCGCCGCGGTATTGGGCAGCATTCAGCCACAGCCGATTGATGCTGCCAGCGACGCGACACTGCCGCTCGACAAAGTCGCGGCGAAAATCAAAGCCGATGACATCCACTTCGCCCGCACCAAACTGTTAAGCCTCGAAAATACCCACAATGGCAAAGTGCTGCCACGCGAATATCTGAAAGACGCATGGGAATTCACCCGCGAGCGCGGCCTGGGCCTGCACGTTGACGGCGCGCGAATCTTCAACGCCATCGTGGCGTACGGCTGCGAGCTGAAAGACGTCACGCAATATTGCGACTCCTTCACCATCTGCCTGTCCAAAGGGCTGGGCACGCCGGTGGGCTCGCTGCTGGTCGGCAACGCGGACTACATCAAGCGTGCAAACCGCTGGCGTAAAATGACCGGCGGCGGAATGCGTCAGGCGGGCATTCTGGCAGCAGCAGGTCTGTACGCGCTGAAAAATAACGTTCAGCGTTTGCAGGACGATCACGACAACGCCGCGTGGATGGCTGAGCAGCTGAAAGAGATTGGCGCTGACGTGATGCGTCACGACACCA
This DNA window, taken from Scandinavium goeteborgense, encodes the following:
- the ltaE gene encoding low-specificity L-threonine aldolase — protein: MIDLRSDTVTRPGRAMLEQMMAAPVGDDVYGDDPTVNELQRYAAELGGKEAALFLPTGTQANLVALLSHCERGEEYIVGQGAHNYLYEAGGAAVLGSIQPQPIDAASDATLPLDKVAAKIKADDIHFARTKLLSLENTHNGKVLPREYLKDAWEFTRERGLGLHVDGARIFNAIVAYGCELKDVTQYCDSFTICLSKGLGTPVGSLLVGNADYIKRANRWRKMTGGGMRQAGILAAAGLYALKNNVQRLQDDHDNAAWMAEQLKEIGADVMRHDTNMLFVRVGEENAAALGEHMRANGVLINASPIVRLVMHLDVDRQKLAEVVGHWKSFLRSK